Genomic DNA from Peribacillus simplex NBRC 15720 = DSM 1321:
TCCCTTCACCTGGTATCGATTCAATATCAAAGTCATCCATTAAACGTTTGGCTCCAGGAAGACCTGCGCCCAACCCCCCTGAGGTAGTATATCCATCTTCCATGACTCTGCGGATATCCTCAATTCCCGGCCCTTGGTCCTCTGCAATGATTTTCAATCCTGACTTCCCATTTATATTTAGCTTTTCTATGCTAACACTGCCTTGTCCAGCATATAGGTATATGTTTCGGGCCAATTCGCTAATAGCCGTTGTGATCCTGGCCTGGTCTACAGTACCGAATCCCAACTCTTTAGCGACATTTCTTCCGAGCTGCCTTGCAGCTACGATGTCCCATTCATTTATGATTTTTACGCAGGATTGGAACTCCATTCTTTAATCCCCCAATTCCTGTTGTAATTTCTCCAGGCCTTTCTCTAAGTCTAATGCTGTCAGAACATCGTCTAGACTAATTCCCAGTTCAATTAATGTTATTGCAACAGCAGGCTGGATTCCCGTAATTACAACCTTGGCCCCCATAAGCTTAGACATGCTAAAGACATCGCCTAATACCTTTGCGATAAAAGAATCAATAAAATCTATTGAGGTAATATCTATAACAACGCCATTCGCGCTTGTTTCATGAATCTTATGCAGTAAATCCTCTTGAAATTGAAGGGCTGTCATATCGTCCAATTCCCACTGTATAGAGACTAACAAGCAGTCATAAAGCTTTAATATCGGAATCCTCATACTTACCCCTCCACCTTTACGATCTTACGGCTCGTTAATTCCAACGCAACTTCTATCCCTTTTTTTAATGTATTTTTTGTAATCACTTCATTTAAATTAATTCCAAGATTAACGATGGTTTGGGCTATTTCAGGGCGAATGCCGCAAAGTATACATTTGGCGCCCACCAATCGGACTGCTTCTGCTGCCTGAATGATATGATGAGCAACCATGGTATCCACGACCGGAACGCCCGTTATATCAATAAGAACAACTTCAGATCTATGCTTAACCACGCCAGTCAGCAAGTTTTCCATTATCTGTTTGGCACGTTCTGTATCAATTGTACCAATCAGAGGCATAACCGTAATGCCTTCCAATACAGGAATGAGCGGTGCCGAAAGTTCTTGCAACGCTATTTTTTGCATGGAAACAGTTCTTTCCCAAGTTTGAGTATATATATTGACTATTTCATTATTTATCGGTGTCGCCCATTTATCCAAATGGTTAACAAGATTGACTTGATTATCAGGAGTCACGAGACCCTTTTCCACCATTCCATTAATGACAATTAACGTGAATTTATGAAGTCCTTCATTGACGAAAGTAAGAGGCCACCCCAATTGGACGACTTTCTCGGCAAAATCTGAAAGCTTCAATGTGAATTCCTTGTTTTTACTATCAACATTCGCGATGATCATATCTATAAATTCGCTGCTCGTTTGCGTGAACATTCGATCTGAGACGACTTTAATTAATCTTTCGTCCGTACTTTCCTTCATGATGCCCATCCACTCAGTAAGGATGTAATCCTGATTTTGCTTAATAAAATCGTAAACCAATTGATTCATAATATCCTCCCATTCTAACACAATTGCTATGTTTCCCTGTCCTCGTCACAAGGATGTTAACTAACTGTAATGATGTTATTTCCATTTGGATTTTCTTTGGATATCCCCACTACAACTTTTGCTTTTTTTAAGTATTTACAACATAACTACATACCCGAAATCCAAGGAAGAAAAACATCAATTAAAGAAAAGTTATGGAGATATTATAAAAAAAATAATGAATGTTCTATCCAATATCTAACTGTATACTGTTTTTATTCGTCAAATTTTTCATATTTCCTGCTGTATACTTTTTGGACACATGTTTATGTGGTTTCACAAAAAAAACACGATTCCCACAGTCGCAGGAATCGTGCCATCTAAATAATATCAAGAATGATTTGTATTATAATAACGCCCGGTTTAACGGGAAAAATTTTCTTTAAAACTCAATGAGGCCTAAACTAATTTGCAAAGCTTCATTGACTTTTTGCATCATCGGTTCGTCAAGATGCGTAATTTTATCAGTTAAACGCTGCTTATCAATTGTCCGGATCTGTTCTAATAAAATGACGGAATCCCGCTCGAATCCGTACTTTTTTGCATTAATCTCAACATGTGTAGGCAATTTCGCTTTTTGAATTTGAGCTGTAATGGCTGCCACGATCACAGTCGGACTAAAGCGATTACCAATATCATTTTGTAAAATTAATACCGGACGGGTCCCCCCCTGCTCTGAACCAACTACCGGGGAAAGGTCTGCGAAGTATACGTCACCACGCTTAACAACAATCAATGGCTCAGCCTCCGCTAACTAATCGTTCAACGCAATGACCAGCCTCGAATTCAGCCTGGAAGGCTTCAGAAGCAATCGTTAAATTAATGGCCGCCATTTCAATATAACCGCGTTTCATCGATTCACGAAACTCTTTCTTTTTACGTTCGCGAAGATACATTTTTGTGGCACGATAAATAAATTCACTGCGATTTACATTTTCCTCACTCGCATACCCATCTAACTCTGTCAAAAAATTTTGAGGTAATCGAATTAATATCTCTCTTGTTGCGCTGGATTCAGACACAAACATACACCTCCACCATCACTACACACCTTTATTATATATCCTTTTCAATATTACCATTAAAATGCCTATCTGCAAAGAGTATATTCTATTCTCAATCCTATTATCAGCATAATAAAGGAAATCTTATTCACAATCTTAGGATTTTTTTACAATCCGGTCATTCCAAAATGAAGTTGCGTACATGATTCATCTGTTTGTCTTTTATATATATGCGGGGAACTCTTGCCCCTATCATACATGTTACTTCATAGTTGATCGTTTCCAGTTTTGCCGCTATCTCATCGACCGTAATCGATTCATCCCCATCATTCCCCATGAGCGTGACCTCTGTTCCTACAGGGTATGGGCCAGGCAACTTGATCATGCATTGATCCATGCAAATCCTTCCGACTATGGGCACTCTTTTTCCACCCACAAGAACTTCCTGACCTTGCAGCTTACGGATCCAGCCGTCAGCGTAACCGATTGGCAAAGTCCCAATCCATTCATCACCTTCAGCCGTATAAGTCGCTCCATAACTAACGCTTTCACCCTTAGCAAGCTGTTTAACCGCGACCATCTTCGTTCTCAATGATATAGCCTGTTTTAATGGATATGGCAATATTGGCTTCATCTCCACGGAAGGACTCAAACCATACATGGAAATCCCCAATCTTATTGCATTCCATTCAGGATCGGTGAACCTTAAAGAAGCTGCGCTATTGGCTGCATGAATATATTCCGGCCTTCTAGTCAATTCGGAAAGCATCCCTTTAAAGAAAGCGAGCTGCGTTTCATAAAAGTCGGTCTTCAGTTCATCTGCCGTCGCGAAATGAGTGAATATCCCTTGAAAATTGAAACAAGCTTCCCTCTCAAGCAAACTTTCCACTTTCATGAGTTGGCCTTTATCACGAATGCCTATTCTCCCCATGCCGCTATCCACTTTTACATGGATTTGCAAAACTTGTCCCGGTTTCAACAAATCCTTCGCCTTCTCCAACCATGCTACATCGAAAACCGTCACGGAAATCCCATACTCAGCAGCAAGTGCTGCACTTTCAGGCCTCGATGCCCCAAGTACAAGAATCGGAGCCAATATCCCCTTTTTCCGTAAGGCGAGAGCCTCATCCAAAAAAGCGACACTTAAAAAATCCGCCCCCGCTTCAAGCGCCGTATTAGCCACTTCATAGTCCCCGTGGCCATAAGCATTTGCTTTAACGACAGCGAAAAGACTAACGCCATTTCTCAGTCTTTTTTTCATTGAAGAGATATTTTCAAAAATATTATCCAAATTTACTTCTGCCCACGTATCTCGATGAAATATTTTCGTTTCCAAGACCATTTCCTTCTTTCCTACACTCACAATAAGATTCTTCCCAGTAGCGAAGTTTTCGTTTCATTATAGGACCATTCTATAACCAACCGCTAGAAAGATAAAGTGCTTTTTCACCTTGATTCTAATTTCCCAGCTGCCAACCTAAATCAAATGGAAGGATTAAAAATGTCAACAAGCTGCTTCCCCGCCTATCCTACCTAGAAGAAACCTTCGTAAGGAGACGGGAAACATCAGCTTGTTATGTAATCCTATTTGACTGGATCTTCCCCAACCGAACGGGCGACTTCTATCATCTCTGCCTGTGTCAAATCCTTTGATGCAAGCATATAATCGACACCTTCAAAAGTCCATGCAATCGTATTTCCTGTCATGGCTCCGACAGTATAACCCAAATCAACCGGTTCACCATTCACATTCGTCGAAACGGAAGTTTGAACTACCTCAGCTTTTTCCTGAACTAATGTAAAACTTTTTGTACCCTCATAGGTCAAAACGACACGTTCTCCCTTTTCCGTCGTAATTTCTTTTTCTTCCGTTAAATTCATATCACCAATATTTTCAGGGTATTTCACCGCAAACCCCTCATTTTGGACTTCTGCCATAACAGGCGCTTCAAGTTGTGCACTTGTCATGTTTTTCTTCATATCAAATGAATCTTTATCAAAAGTCGTATCGAATTTAACTTTTGAGAATTCAACAAGAACCAATGCGGTCTTATCGGGGTCCATGACTTTCACACTGACTGGAGACAAATCCTTTTTGTTTATAGTAATCTCTTGATATGGCAACATTTTATTGTTTTGGTAGCGCGTTTTCGTTTCAAAGACATAATGTTTATCCGTTTCTTTATATGTCGCACTTTTATCCTCCGTAATGTCTTTCACCAACGACTCGAACAAATAGGCCTGGCTGCTGTTCTCCGGCCACTCGCTTTGAAATTTAAAACTTTTATTCAAAGCTGGCGTCAAAACGTATACACCATCATCATTTTTCAATATCATCTGGCTTTGATCCTTCTCTTCATTTTTCAGATTTACGCGGTAAAAAGAAGGGTCCTTATGCCAAATCTCCACATTATACACTTGAGGTTCCGTCCCCATCTTTAATGTCATCTTCGCGTTAGCTTTATATCCTTTCATTTCGCCAAGCTTCTCATTCAAATCACTCACTACGTCACTCTGTGATTTTTGGCCGCAAGCAGAAAGAGCAAGCAAGAGCATGATCCCTGCAAAAAGCATTAACATCTTCTTCATCTTTTCAACCCCTTTTTGTCATTTGAACGTAAAAGGGAGAGGAAAAGGCAGGATCCGGACATGAGCTCGACTGATGTCTTAGATTCCTCAGTATTTTAGACACGGATCAATTCTCGATCCGGCTAAAAACTTTTCGAGAGCACCTACTCTGCCATGTACCTTTTACCGGGCCTTGTCTCCCTATAGCACTAAATGTATATGAGACAACCTTAAGGTTTATGACCCGATTGGACAAAACTCCATTCACCCTTCAATTACGACTTGAGCAACCGCATAATCCCTGCTGTGGCTAATCGAAAGATGGACCCCTTCAGAAAACGGCTTTGAAATCACCGGCTTTCCTTTATCATCCGAGATGATTTCAATATCCAAAAAGGATAAGTGCTTACCGATCCCTGTACCGTTTGCTTTTGAAAAAGCCTCCTTTGCCGCAAAACGCCCAGCAAAATACTCGATCTTCCTTTTTCCATTTAACTTTTCGAAAATCAAGATTTCACTTTCTGTTAATATACGCTCCTTTAAACGGGGTTGCCGATTAATCAATGTTTCCATTCTATCCAACTCAGTAATGTCTACGCCTATACCTTTAATCACTTTGACACCTCTTCTATTAATTTAATAAGCTGCATATTATTAGGAGGACTCTTTTACCTGAAAATGATAATATTGTATCTAATTTAAAATGATAATAAGGAGGAATCTATGTTTACAAGAACAGAAGGCTTCCGCGAATACGCAAATTCATATCGAGCTGTAACTGTGCTCATACTTATTATGATGATTGTTTTCGTTCTCGTCCTTTTCCCCATATTTCCCGGTAATGTACTCTTTTATTATGGCACAGGTGTGAACTTATATATCGCTGATGGACAATGGTGGCGTTTGATCACCCCCATCTTTCTACATAGCACATTTACACATTTACTGTTTAATGGATTCTCACTTGCCATCTTTGGTCCATTCCTAGAGAAATTACTTGGAACCGTCAAGTTTTCAACCTTCTTTTTATCGACAGGAATCCTTGCCAATATCGCAACCTTCCTAATTAACCCAATGACATATAACCACGTAGGTGCCAGCGGAGCAATTTTTGGCTTACTCGGATTCTTTCTATATCTTGTACTGTTCAATAAAACCAATTTTACGAACAACGAAAGAAATACAGTATATACACTGACCGGAATTGCCATTATCATGACTTTCATTCAACCACAGGTCAACGTTGTCGGTCATTTGGCTGGACTAGCAACCGGCTTTTTAACAGCTCCATTATACTTAAGAAAAAAATGGTAGGACAAACAGCCGACTCTTCCTTTCAATCATTGGGAGTCGACTGCTTTTTTAGGTAAATACCATGATTTAATTATTAGGCAATCCTTTTCTTCCACATCCGCAACCATGCCGACCCGGGAGGTGATTCCTGATTTAATCGATGCTGAAATCGTAGCTAATTCTTTCCGATTCTGAAACCAACTTTTTTTATATGTGATTGATTGAATTCTGCTTCTATGCATGATCAATGTTTGCTTTGAGAAAAAACGGCTGCTCAATAACAACAAATTCCCTTCTATGCTCCATCCTGCATCTCTATATTGCATGTAAGCCCAAAAAATCACCAACGGTACAAGCAGAAGGGAAAGATAACCCCAAGGTCTGAAAAACCATATCAAGGCACCGATGATCGGGATGAAATATAAAAACTTACGAAATACATACCGGGAAAGTGCACGCTTAGGTATCGGTGTCATCTCCGAGGCTGTTTCATAAACCGGTAAAATTTCCAGGATTTTTTCATGTAAATGCCTTTTCCTGATTAAAGGGAACAGCATGATGGATAGACTTTCTTTATCTTCCATACTGCCTCCCGCATATTCAATATAAACCGTTGCCAATCCCAATGGCTTTCGAATCAAATTCTCCATGATCCGGATACCTTGTATTTTATGGATAGGGATTGTCAGCTGTCTTTTCTCGAGAAGCCCTCTGGAAATCACGATTTCCTCATCCGTTTTTATCACGGTAAAGGAAGCATATTTAATTACCATACTTAATGTGGCCAGTACATAAACCACCAATAAGGCCAAAAGTGCAAACACAGTCAGAATGATGGTCCCCATTTCAATAAAATCTTCATAATCCTTAAATATCCTTTCAAAAGGTATCATTTCATCGAACTGCGAAATAAAAGCGATCGCCCCAGATAAGAAGACACCCACCGCCCCCGAAGTGGCAGCCATAACGAATAGTTGCGGCAGCGTCTGCTTA
This window encodes:
- a CDS encoding anti-sigma regulatory factor; this encodes MEFQSCVKIINEWDIVAARQLGRNVAKELGFGTVDQARITTAISELARNIYLYAGQGSVSIEKLNINGKSGLKIIAEDQGPGIEDIRRVMEDGYTTSGGLGAGLPGAKRLMDDFDIESIPGEGTKIIATKWLR
- a CDS encoding STAS domain-containing protein — its product is MRIPILKLYDCLLVSIQWELDDMTALQFQEDLLHKIHETSANGVVIDITSIDFIDSFIAKVLGDVFSMSKLMGAKVVITGIQPAVAITLIELGISLDDVLTALDLEKGLEKLQQELGD
- a CDS encoding RsbT co-antagonist protein RsbRA produces the protein MNQLVYDFIKQNQDYILTEWMGIMKESTDERLIKVVSDRMFTQTSSEFIDMIIANVDSKNKEFTLKLSDFAEKVVQLGWPLTFVNEGLHKFTLIVINGMVEKGLVTPDNQVNLVNHLDKWATPINNEIVNIYTQTWERTVSMQKIALQELSAPLIPVLEGITVMPLIGTIDTERAKQIMENLLTGVVKHRSEVVLIDITGVPVVDTMVAHHIIQAAEAVRLVGAKCILCGIRPEIAQTIVNLGINLNEVITKNTLKKGIEVALELTSRKIVKVEG
- a CDS encoding type II toxin-antitoxin system PemK/MazF family toxin gives rise to the protein MVVKRGDVYFADLSPVVGSEQGGTRPVLILQNDIGNRFSPTVIVAAITAQIQKAKLPTHVEINAKKYGFERDSVILLEQIRTIDKQRLTDKITHLDEPMMQKVNEALQISLGLIEF
- a CDS encoding CopG family ribbon-helix-helix protein; the protein is MSESSATREILIRLPQNFLTELDGYASEENVNRSEFIYRATKMYLRERKKKEFRESMKRGYIEMAAINLTIASEAFQAEFEAGHCVERLVSGG
- the alr gene encoding alanine racemase, which gives rise to MVLETKIFHRDTWAEVNLDNIFENISSMKKRLRNGVSLFAVVKANAYGHGDYEVANTALEAGADFLSVAFLDEALALRKKGILAPILVLGASRPESAALAAEYGISVTVFDVAWLEKAKDLLKPGQVLQIHVKVDSGMGRIGIRDKGQLMKVESLLEREACFNFQGIFTHFATADELKTDFYETQLAFFKGMLSELTRRPEYIHAANSAASLRFTDPEWNAIRLGISMYGLSPSVEMKPILPYPLKQAISLRTKMVAVKQLAKGESVSYGATYTAEGDEWIGTLPIGYADGWIRKLQGQEVLVGGKRVPIVGRICMDQCMIKLPGPYPVGTEVTLMGNDGDESITVDEIAAKLETINYEVTCMIGARVPRIYIKDKQMNHVRNFILE
- a CDS encoding LolA family protein, yielding MKKMLMLFAGIMLLLALSACGQKSQSDVVSDLNEKLGEMKGYKANAKMTLKMGTEPQVYNVEIWHKDPSFYRVNLKNEEKDQSQMILKNDDGVYVLTPALNKSFKFQSEWPENSSQAYLFESLVKDITEDKSATYKETDKHYVFETKTRYQNNKMLPYQEITINKKDLSPVSVKVMDPDKTALVLVEFSKVKFDTTFDKDSFDMKKNMTSAQLEAPVMAEVQNEGFAVKYPENIGDMNLTEEKEITTEKGERVVLTYEGTKSFTLVQEKAEVVQTSVSTNVNGEPVDLGYTVGAMTGNTIAWTFEGVDYMLASKDLTQAEMIEVARSVGEDPVK
- the acpS gene encoding holo-ACP synthase, which translates into the protein MIKGIGVDITELDRMETLINRQPRLKERILTESEILIFEKLNGKRKIEYFAGRFAAKEAFSKANGTGIGKHLSFLDIEIISDDKGKPVISKPFSEGVHLSISHSRDYAVAQVVIEG
- a CDS encoding rhomboid family intramembrane serine protease, with amino-acid sequence MFTRTEGFREYANSYRAVTVLILIMMIVFVLVLFPIFPGNVLFYYGTGVNLYIADGQWWRLITPIFLHSTFTHLLFNGFSLAIFGPFLEKLLGTVKFSTFFLSTGILANIATFLINPMTYNHVGASGAIFGLLGFFLYLVLFNKTNFTNNERNTVYTLTGIAIIMTFIQPQVNVVGHLAGLATGFLTAPLYLRKKW
- a CDS encoding PH domain-containing protein; amino-acid sequence: MSEPKRLHPIAVLLNIIKSIKELVIPFLLVVVIPGKNEGIPGWIQPLVISIIILFIIGNAFLQWVRFTYRIEDGEFRIESGVFVRKKRYIKFDRIHSIDISEGIIQRIFSLVKLNIETAGGSQADAVLSAISKSDADRINAFISEGKNANNPFDKDKDEVADNEYAAKSSSVFKQTLPQLFVMAATSGAVGVFLSGAIAFISQFDEMIPFERIFKDYEDFIEMGTIILTVFALLALLVVYVLATLSMVIKYASFTVIKTDEEIVISRGLLEKRQLTIPIHKIQGIRIMENLIRKPLGLATVYIEYAGGSMEDKESLSIMLFPLIRKRHLHEKILEILPVYETASEMTPIPKRALSRYVFRKFLYFIPIIGALIWFFRPWGYLSLLLVPLVIFWAYMQYRDAGWSIEGNLLLLSSRFFSKQTLIMHRSRIQSITYKKSWFQNRKELATISASIKSGITSRVGMVADVEEKDCLIIKSWYLPKKAVDSQ